The Scyliorhinus canicula chromosome 20, sScyCan1.1, whole genome shotgun sequence genome has a window encoding:
- the LOC119955304 gene encoding podocan isoform X2, producing the protein MDSGQMKSFAATLMWASLLLQSSATDSQNTTESRQIEVQIVRTILMSAQALENVTRLQEANGTNLQVSDITTVAVATNVAEHVAPVFGNKTGNGRIPEAPMFSSLNQIPNLSHLSNTTIATFLLHNISVTLRPFSMLTMNVSTAQASIKSETNQIQKFAVNKSLIPAQQPITVNHDVRLASNSSLYFSNRTTGNKSPQGKISTPKLARKKAGASILKLLRNGTITAHQGLVRGKNITNVIAKPPKQHKVTKPTKKHQKSQKPRSSKLSIKKPEARVKPKKRQKVKTKKNTKTGESKVKQTPFPYFEDNYCPPQCACYGRIVQCSDKGLNKVPYGIPFNTRNLFLMNNKIDLIPLDLLNEYMLLEFLVLNNNMLTDIGVEGTLEGMQKLTRLYMDQNNLSSVPANLPHTLEELMLNSNNISMISSNVLANCKNLKIISLNNNKIKDESIAPGAFKPVHNLQIIKMNHNLLTAVPVNLSTSLRELHLEGNQVRKISDKVFTNSSALIYLSLHDNQLNNKGIREKAFQHMSKLEYLDLSKNSLTAIPKLLPRSLKKLILQTNGITLIGKDAFPNMLNLEEIYLSHNQVSLVAFGAFRGLAGLRCLDLSHNRLLYVPRQLPSTLQYLYLHNNQIADIPRDSLCGHQWGKSRLILVRLEKNNFDLRQMDARALRCLRGYQVIHFE; encoded by the exons CTACGGAAAGCAGGCAGATAGAGGTGCAGATAGTGCGGACCATTCTCATGTCGGCACAGGCTCTGGAAAATGTGACCAGGCTTCAAGAAGCCAATGGCACCAACCTGCAAGTATCAGATATCACAACAGTTGCTGTTGCTACCAATGTTGCCGAGCATGTGGCTCCCGTGTTTGGCAATAAGACTGGCAATGGTCGTATTCCTGAAGCTCCAATGTTCAGCAGTCTTAATCAAATCCCTAATTTATCACACCTCAGCAATACCACGATAGCAACCTTCCTGCTCCATAACATAAGTGTCACCTTGAGGCCATTCTCTATGTTGACAATGAATGTCAGCACCGCTCAGGCCTCGATTAAATCCGAAACCAATCAGATTCAAAAGTTTGCTGTCAACAAAAGCCTAATACCAGCTCAACAGCCAATTACTGTGAACCACGATGTTCGCCTGGCCTCTAACTCTTCCCTATACTTTAGCAACCGGACGACAGGCAATAAGTCACCACAGGGAAAGATTTCAACACCCAAGTTAGCGAGGAAGAAAGCAGGCGCCTCAATCCTCAAACTATTGAGGAACGGTACCATCACCGCGCATCAGGGGCTAGTGCGAGGGAAGAATATCACTAACGTTATCGCCAAACCTCCAAAACAACACAAAGTCACCAAACCAACAAAGAAACACCAGAAATCTCAGAAGCCAAGGtcctccaaactgagcatcaagaAGCCCGAAGCTCGTGTGAAACCGAAAAAGCGGCAGAAGGTCAAAACCAAGAAAAACACCAAAACAGGAGAAAGCAAAGTGAAGCAGACACCTTTTCCCTACTTTGAAGACAATTATTGCCCTCCTCAGTGTGCTTGCTATGGAAG gattgtTCAGTGCTCAGATAAAGGCCTGAATAAGGTCCCGTATGGAATTCCATTCAACACCAGGAATCTCTTCTTAATGAACAACAAGATCGACTTAATTCCATTGGATTTATTGAATGAGTACATGTTGCTGGAATTTCTGGTCCTCAACAATAACATGCTGACAGATATTGGGGTAGAGGGCACGTTGGAAGGCATGCAGAAGCTGACTCGCTTGTACATGGACCAGAACAATCTCTCCAGTGTCCCTGCCAATCTACCCCACACTCTGGAAGAACTGATGCTGAACTCAAACAACATCAGTATGATATCGTCAAATGTCTTGGCAAATTGCAAGAATCTCAAAATCATCAGCCTTAATAACAATAAGATAAAGGATGAGTCCATCGCTCCAGGAGCATTCAAGCCAGTGCACAACTTGCAAATCATTAAAATGAACCACAACCTGTTGACTGCCGTCCCTGTAAATTTGAGTACAAGTCTTCGAGAGTTACACTTAGAAGGAAATCAGGTTCGGAAAATATCAGACAAGGTGTTTACCAATTCCTCTGCGCTGATATATCTTAGTCTCCACGACAACCAACTCAACAACAAAGGCATCAGGGAAAAGGCCTTCCAGCACATGAGCAAGCTTGAATATTTGGATCTCAGCAAAAATTCCCTCACCGCCATCCCCAAATTACTCCCTCGCTCCTTGAAGAAGCTAATTCTACAAACCAACGGCATCACCTTGATTGGAAAAGATGCCTTTCCGAACATGTTGAACCTGGAGGAAATTTACTTATCGCACAACCAAGTTTCACTGGTGGCCTTTGGTGCTTTCAGGGGCTTGGCGGGGCTGCGGTGTTTGGACCTCAGTCACAATCGACTACTTTATGTCCCCCGTCAGCTACCTTCAACATTGCAATACCTCTACCTCCATAACAATCAGATTGCTGACATTCCTAGAGATTCTCTCTGTGGTCACCAGTGGGGGAAGAGTCGCCTCATACTTGTACGCCTTGAGAAGAACAACTTTGACCTGAGGCAAATGGATGCCCGTGCGTTGAGATGTCTTCGGGGTTATCAGGTGATTCACTTTGAGTGA
- the LOC119955304 gene encoding podocan isoform X1, which translates to MKNYKGQMKSFAATLMWASLLLQSSATDSQNTTESRQIEVQIVRTILMSAQALENVTRLQEANGTNLQVSDITTVAVATNVAEHVAPVFGNKTGNGRIPEAPMFSSLNQIPNLSHLSNTTIATFLLHNISVTLRPFSMLTMNVSTAQASIKSETNQIQKFAVNKSLIPAQQPITVNHDVRLASNSSLYFSNRTTGNKSPQGKISTPKLARKKAGASILKLLRNGTITAHQGLVRGKNITNVIAKPPKQHKVTKPTKKHQKSQKPRSSKLSIKKPEARVKPKKRQKVKTKKNTKTGESKVKQTPFPYFEDNYCPPQCACYGRIVQCSDKGLNKVPYGIPFNTRNLFLMNNKIDLIPLDLLNEYMLLEFLVLNNNMLTDIGVEGTLEGMQKLTRLYMDQNNLSSVPANLPHTLEELMLNSNNISMISSNVLANCKNLKIISLNNNKIKDESIAPGAFKPVHNLQIIKMNHNLLTAVPVNLSTSLRELHLEGNQVRKISDKVFTNSSALIYLSLHDNQLNNKGIREKAFQHMSKLEYLDLSKNSLTAIPKLLPRSLKKLILQTNGITLIGKDAFPNMLNLEEIYLSHNQVSLVAFGAFRGLAGLRCLDLSHNRLLYVPRQLPSTLQYLYLHNNQIADIPRDSLCGHQWGKSRLILVRLEKNNFDLRQMDARALRCLRGYQVIHFE; encoded by the exons CTACGGAAAGCAGGCAGATAGAGGTGCAGATAGTGCGGACCATTCTCATGTCGGCACAGGCTCTGGAAAATGTGACCAGGCTTCAAGAAGCCAATGGCACCAACCTGCAAGTATCAGATATCACAACAGTTGCTGTTGCTACCAATGTTGCCGAGCATGTGGCTCCCGTGTTTGGCAATAAGACTGGCAATGGTCGTATTCCTGAAGCTCCAATGTTCAGCAGTCTTAATCAAATCCCTAATTTATCACACCTCAGCAATACCACGATAGCAACCTTCCTGCTCCATAACATAAGTGTCACCTTGAGGCCATTCTCTATGTTGACAATGAATGTCAGCACCGCTCAGGCCTCGATTAAATCCGAAACCAATCAGATTCAAAAGTTTGCTGTCAACAAAAGCCTAATACCAGCTCAACAGCCAATTACTGTGAACCACGATGTTCGCCTGGCCTCTAACTCTTCCCTATACTTTAGCAACCGGACGACAGGCAATAAGTCACCACAGGGAAAGATTTCAACACCCAAGTTAGCGAGGAAGAAAGCAGGCGCCTCAATCCTCAAACTATTGAGGAACGGTACCATCACCGCGCATCAGGGGCTAGTGCGAGGGAAGAATATCACTAACGTTATCGCCAAACCTCCAAAACAACACAAAGTCACCAAACCAACAAAGAAACACCAGAAATCTCAGAAGCCAAGGtcctccaaactgagcatcaagaAGCCCGAAGCTCGTGTGAAACCGAAAAAGCGGCAGAAGGTCAAAACCAAGAAAAACACCAAAACAGGAGAAAGCAAAGTGAAGCAGACACCTTTTCCCTACTTTGAAGACAATTATTGCCCTCCTCAGTGTGCTTGCTATGGAAG gattgtTCAGTGCTCAGATAAAGGCCTGAATAAGGTCCCGTATGGAATTCCATTCAACACCAGGAATCTCTTCTTAATGAACAACAAGATCGACTTAATTCCATTGGATTTATTGAATGAGTACATGTTGCTGGAATTTCTGGTCCTCAACAATAACATGCTGACAGATATTGGGGTAGAGGGCACGTTGGAAGGCATGCAGAAGCTGACTCGCTTGTACATGGACCAGAACAATCTCTCCAGTGTCCCTGCCAATCTACCCCACACTCTGGAAGAACTGATGCTGAACTCAAACAACATCAGTATGATATCGTCAAATGTCTTGGCAAATTGCAAGAATCTCAAAATCATCAGCCTTAATAACAATAAGATAAAGGATGAGTCCATCGCTCCAGGAGCATTCAAGCCAGTGCACAACTTGCAAATCATTAAAATGAACCACAACCTGTTGACTGCCGTCCCTGTAAATTTGAGTACAAGTCTTCGAGAGTTACACTTAGAAGGAAATCAGGTTCGGAAAATATCAGACAAGGTGTTTACCAATTCCTCTGCGCTGATATATCTTAGTCTCCACGACAACCAACTCAACAACAAAGGCATCAGGGAAAAGGCCTTCCAGCACATGAGCAAGCTTGAATATTTGGATCTCAGCAAAAATTCCCTCACCGCCATCCCCAAATTACTCCCTCGCTCCTTGAAGAAGCTAATTCTACAAACCAACGGCATCACCTTGATTGGAAAAGATGCCTTTCCGAACATGTTGAACCTGGAGGAAATTTACTTATCGCACAACCAAGTTTCACTGGTGGCCTTTGGTGCTTTCAGGGGCTTGGCGGGGCTGCGGTGTTTGGACCTCAGTCACAATCGACTACTTTATGTCCCCCGTCAGCTACCTTCAACATTGCAATACCTCTACCTCCATAACAATCAGATTGCTGACATTCCTAGAGATTCTCTCTGTGGTCACCAGTGGGGGAAGAGTCGCCTCATACTTGTACGCCTTGAGAAGAACAACTTTGACCTGAGGCAAATGGATGCCCGTGCGTTGAGATGTCTTCGGGGTTATCAGGTGATTCACTTTGAGTGA